From the Manis javanica isolate MJ-LG chromosome 11, MJ_LKY, whole genome shotgun sequence genome, one window contains:
- the SLC39A5 gene encoding zinc transporter ZIP5 isoform X1 encodes MGSPMSHLLAGLCVWVALGWVGGSAPNLGPAEQEQNHYLAQLFGLYGENGTLTAGGLARLLHSLGLGQVQGLRLGHHGPPVGRAQHPAGDNSTHRSQDPELSVAIWAGLPLGPSGWGNLEEPNTLPPPNGPGPSGLDLFHRLLLLDHSLADHLNEDCLNGSQLLVNFGLSPAAPLTPRQFALLCPALLYQIDSRVCVQAPAPNPPGDLLSALVHSALAVLLLSLPAPLSLLLLRLLGPHLLQPLLGFLGALAVGTLCGDALLHLLPHAQGGQHAGPSGGPEGSGPGLSVLGGLSLLFALENMLGLWQRRGLWPRCCRRKRKDLATANLDPEDGSGMALQPLQAASEPGAQGSREQDSQPPPAPAPPRHQGHSHGHQGGSGSNLTWMVLLGDGLHNFMDGLAIGAAFSDGFSSGLSTTLAVFCHELPHELGDFAMLLRAELPFRQLLLLSLVSGALGLGGAALGVGLSLGPVPLTPWVFGVTAGVFLYVALVDMLPALLRPPEPLPTLEALLQGLGLLLGGSLMLTIALLEEQLRPLVSEG; translated from the exons ATGGGGTCCCCAATGAGTCATCTTCTGGCTGGCCTGTGTGTGTGGGTGGCCTTGGGCTGGGTAGGGGGCTCAGCCCCCAACCTGGGTCCTGCTGAGCAAGAACAGAACCATTACCTGGCCCAGCTGTTTGGCCTGTATGGGGAGAATGGGACGCTGACTGCAGGGGGCTTAGCACGGCTTCTCCACAGCCTGGGGCTAGGCCAGGTTCAGGGGCTTCGCCTGGGACACCATGGCCCTCCAGTTGGTCGGGCTCAACACCCAGCTGGAGACAATTCCACACACAG GTCCCAGGACCCGGAGCTGAGTGTGGCCATCTGGGCAGGGCTGCCTCTAGGTCCCTCAGGGTGGGGCAACCTGGAGGAGCCAAACACTCTCCCGCCACCCAATGGACCAGGCCCCTCGGGCCTGGACCTCTTTCACAGGCTTCTGCTGCTGGACCATTCGCTGGCTGACCATCTGAATGAGGAT TGTCTGAACGGCTCCCAGCTGCTGGTCAATTTCGGCCTGAGCCCTGCGGCTCCCCTGACCCCCCGTCAGTTCGCATTGCTGTGTCCAGCCCTGCTCTATCAGATCGACAGCCGCGTCTGCGTCCAGGCCCCAGCCCCGAACCCCCCAGGGGATCTACTCTCTG CTCTGGTCCATAGTGCCCTGGCAGTCCTGCTACTCAGcctccctgctcctctctccctgctgctGCTGCGGCTCCTGGGGCCTCACCTGCTGCAACCGCTGCTGGGCTTCCTCGGGGCCCTGGCCGTGGGCACTCTCTGTGGGGATGCACTGCTACACCTGTTGCCACAT GCACAAGGAGGGCAGCACGCTGGACCAAGCGGGGGACCAGAGGGCTCAGGGCCAGGACTGTCCGTGCTCGGAGGCCTCTCCCTGCTCTTCGCGCTGGAGAACATGCTAGGGCTTTGGCAGCGCCGCGGGCTCTGGCCA AGATGCTGCAGGCGAAAAAGAAAGGATCTCGCAACAGCAAACCTGGACCCAGAGGATGGCAGTGGAATGGCCCTTCAGCCCCTACAGGCAGCTTCAG AGCCAGGGGCTCAGGGATCCAGAGAACAGGACAGccagcccccaccagccccagcccctcctaGGCACCAGGGCCACAGTCATGGACACCAGGGTGGTAGTGGCAGCAATTTAACATGGATGGTCCTCTTGGGAGATGGTCTGCACAACTTCATGGATGGGCTGGCCATAG GTGCTGCCTTCTCAGATGGCTTCTCCAGCGGCCTCAGCACCACCCTAGCAGTCTTCTGCCATGAGCTCCCCCACGAACTGG GTGACTTTGCAATGCTGCTCCGGGCAGAGCTGCCTTTTCggcagctgctgctgctgagccTGGTGTCTGGAGCCCTGGGACTTGGGGGTgcagccctgggggtggggctcaGTTTGGGCCCTGTCCCCCTTACTCCCTGGGTGTTTGGGGTCACTGCTGGGGTCTTCCTCTATGTGGCCCTTGTGGACATG ctACCGGCCCTGCTTCGTCCTCCTGAGCCCCTCCCCACACTTGAGGCACTactgcagggcctggggctgctgctgggggGCAGCCTCATGCTCACCATAGCCCTGCTGGAGGAGCAGCTACGGCCTCTGGTCTCTGAAGGCTGA
- the SLC39A5 gene encoding zinc transporter ZIP5 isoform X4 has translation MGSPMSHLLAGLCVWVALGWVGGSAPNLGPAEQEQNHYLAQLFGLYGENGTLTAGGLARLLHSLGLGQVQGLRLGHHGPPVGRAQHPAGDNSTHRSQDPELSVAIWAGLPLGPSGWGNLEEPNTLPPPNGPGPSGLDLFHRLLLLDHSLADHLNEDCLNGSQLLVNFGLSPAAPLTPRQFALLCPALLYQIDSRVCVQAPAPNPPGDLLSALVHSALAVLLLSLPAPLSLLLLRLLGPHLLQPLLGFLGALAVGTLCGDALLHLLPHAQGGQHAGPSGGPEGSGPGLSVLGGLSLLFALENMLGLWQRRGLWPRCCRRKRKDLATANLDPEDGSGMALQPLQAASGAAFSDGFSSGLSTTLAVFCHELPHELGDFAMLLRAELPFRQLLLLSLVSGALGLGGAALGVGLSLGPVPLTPWVFGVTAGVFLYVALVDMLPALLRPPEPLPTLEALLQGLGLLLGGSLMLTIALLEEQLRPLVSEG, from the exons ATGGGGTCCCCAATGAGTCATCTTCTGGCTGGCCTGTGTGTGTGGGTGGCCTTGGGCTGGGTAGGGGGCTCAGCCCCCAACCTGGGTCCTGCTGAGCAAGAACAGAACCATTACCTGGCCCAGCTGTTTGGCCTGTATGGGGAGAATGGGACGCTGACTGCAGGGGGCTTAGCACGGCTTCTCCACAGCCTGGGGCTAGGCCAGGTTCAGGGGCTTCGCCTGGGACACCATGGCCCTCCAGTTGGTCGGGCTCAACACCCAGCTGGAGACAATTCCACACACAG GTCCCAGGACCCGGAGCTGAGTGTGGCCATCTGGGCAGGGCTGCCTCTAGGTCCCTCAGGGTGGGGCAACCTGGAGGAGCCAAACACTCTCCCGCCACCCAATGGACCAGGCCCCTCGGGCCTGGACCTCTTTCACAGGCTTCTGCTGCTGGACCATTCGCTGGCTGACCATCTGAATGAGGAT TGTCTGAACGGCTCCCAGCTGCTGGTCAATTTCGGCCTGAGCCCTGCGGCTCCCCTGACCCCCCGTCAGTTCGCATTGCTGTGTCCAGCCCTGCTCTATCAGATCGACAGCCGCGTCTGCGTCCAGGCCCCAGCCCCGAACCCCCCAGGGGATCTACTCTCTG CTCTGGTCCATAGTGCCCTGGCAGTCCTGCTACTCAGcctccctgctcctctctccctgctgctGCTGCGGCTCCTGGGGCCTCACCTGCTGCAACCGCTGCTGGGCTTCCTCGGGGCCCTGGCCGTGGGCACTCTCTGTGGGGATGCACTGCTACACCTGTTGCCACAT GCACAAGGAGGGCAGCACGCTGGACCAAGCGGGGGACCAGAGGGCTCAGGGCCAGGACTGTCCGTGCTCGGAGGCCTCTCCCTGCTCTTCGCGCTGGAGAACATGCTAGGGCTTTGGCAGCGCCGCGGGCTCTGGCCA AGATGCTGCAGGCGAAAAAGAAAGGATCTCGCAACAGCAAACCTGGACCCAGAGGATGGCAGTGGAATGGCCCTTCAGCCCCTACAGGCAGCTTCAG GTGCTGCCTTCTCAGATGGCTTCTCCAGCGGCCTCAGCACCACCCTAGCAGTCTTCTGCCATGAGCTCCCCCACGAACTGG GTGACTTTGCAATGCTGCTCCGGGCAGAGCTGCCTTTTCggcagctgctgctgctgagccTGGTGTCTGGAGCCCTGGGACTTGGGGGTgcagccctgggggtggggctcaGTTTGGGCCCTGTCCCCCTTACTCCCTGGGTGTTTGGGGTCACTGCTGGGGTCTTCCTCTATGTGGCCCTTGTGGACATG ctACCGGCCCTGCTTCGTCCTCCTGAGCCCCTCCCCACACTTGAGGCACTactgcagggcctggggctgctgctgggggGCAGCCTCATGCTCACCATAGCCCTGCTGGAGGAGCAGCTACGGCCTCTGGTCTCTGAAGGCTGA
- the SLC39A5 gene encoding zinc transporter ZIP5 isoform X6 → MGSPMSHLLAGLCVWVALGWVGGSAPNLGPAEQEQNHYLAQLFGLYGENGTLTAGGLARLLHSLGLGQVQGLRLGHHGPPVGRAQHPAGDNSTHRSQDPELSVAIWAGLPLGPSGWGNLEEPNTLPPPNGPGPSGLDLFHRLLLLDHSLADHLNEDCLNGSQLLVNFGLSPAAPLTPRQFALLCPALLYQIDSRVCVQAPAPNPPGDLLSALVHSALAVLLLSLPAPLSLLLLRLLGPHLLQPLLGFLGALAVGTLCGDALLHLLPHVREPLPQPPAPSGGQPAHIPGTRRAARWTKRGTRGLRARTVRARRPLPALRAGEHARALAAPRALASAAFSDGFSSGLSTTLAVFCHELPHELGDFAMLLRAELPFRQLLLLSLVSGALGLGGAALGVGLSLGPVPLTPWVFGVTAGVFLYVALVDMLPALLRPPEPLPTLEALLQGLGLLLGGSLMLTIALLEEQLRPLVSEG, encoded by the exons ATGGGGTCCCCAATGAGTCATCTTCTGGCTGGCCTGTGTGTGTGGGTGGCCTTGGGCTGGGTAGGGGGCTCAGCCCCCAACCTGGGTCCTGCTGAGCAAGAACAGAACCATTACCTGGCCCAGCTGTTTGGCCTGTATGGGGAGAATGGGACGCTGACTGCAGGGGGCTTAGCACGGCTTCTCCACAGCCTGGGGCTAGGCCAGGTTCAGGGGCTTCGCCTGGGACACCATGGCCCTCCAGTTGGTCGGGCTCAACACCCAGCTGGAGACAATTCCACACACAG GTCCCAGGACCCGGAGCTGAGTGTGGCCATCTGGGCAGGGCTGCCTCTAGGTCCCTCAGGGTGGGGCAACCTGGAGGAGCCAAACACTCTCCCGCCACCCAATGGACCAGGCCCCTCGGGCCTGGACCTCTTTCACAGGCTTCTGCTGCTGGACCATTCGCTGGCTGACCATCTGAATGAGGAT TGTCTGAACGGCTCCCAGCTGCTGGTCAATTTCGGCCTGAGCCCTGCGGCTCCCCTGACCCCCCGTCAGTTCGCATTGCTGTGTCCAGCCCTGCTCTATCAGATCGACAGCCGCGTCTGCGTCCAGGCCCCAGCCCCGAACCCCCCAGGGGATCTACTCTCTG CTCTGGTCCATAGTGCCCTGGCAGTCCTGCTACTCAGcctccctgctcctctctccctgctgctGCTGCGGCTCCTGGGGCCTCACCTGCTGCAACCGCTGCTGGGCTTCCTCGGGGCCCTGGCCGTGGGCACTCTCTGTGGGGATGCACTGCTACACCTGTTGCCACATGTGCGTGAGCCCCTTCCTCAGCCCCCTGCTCCCAGTGGTGGACAGCCTGCACATATCCCAG GCACAAGGAGGGCAGCACGCTGGACCAAGCGGGGGACCAGAGGGCTCAGGGCCAGGACTGTCCGTGCTCGGAGGCCTCTCCCTGCTCTTCGCGCTGGAGAACATGCTAGGGCTTTGGCAGCGCCGCGGGCTCTGGCCA GTGCTGCCTTCTCAGATGGCTTCTCCAGCGGCCTCAGCACCACCCTAGCAGTCTTCTGCCATGAGCTCCCCCACGAACTGG GTGACTTTGCAATGCTGCTCCGGGCAGAGCTGCCTTTTCggcagctgctgctgctgagccTGGTGTCTGGAGCCCTGGGACTTGGGGGTgcagccctgggggtggggctcaGTTTGGGCCCTGTCCCCCTTACTCCCTGGGTGTTTGGGGTCACTGCTGGGGTCTTCCTCTATGTGGCCCTTGTGGACATG ctACCGGCCCTGCTTCGTCCTCCTGAGCCCCTCCCCACACTTGAGGCACTactgcagggcctggggctgctgctgggggGCAGCCTCATGCTCACCATAGCCCTGCTGGAGGAGCAGCTACGGCCTCTGGTCTCTGAAGGCTGA
- the SLC39A5 gene encoding zinc transporter ZIP5 isoform X2, with protein MGSPMSHLLAGLCVWVALGWVGGSAPNLGPAEQEQNHYLAQLFGLYGENGTLTAGGLARLLHSLGLGQVQGLRLGHHGPPVGRAQHPAGDNSTHRSQDPELSVAIWAGLPLGPSGWGNLEEPNTLPPPNGPGPSGLDLFHRLLLLDHSLADHLNEDCLNGSQLLVNFGLSPAAPLTPRQFALLCPALLYQIDSRVCVQAPAPNPPGDLLSALVHSALAVLLLSLPAPLSLLLLRLLGPHLLQPLLGFLGALAVGTLCGDALLHLLPHAQGGQHAGPSGGPEGSGPGLSVLGGLSLLFALENMLGLWQRRGLWPRCCRRKRKDLATANLDPEDGSGMALQPLQAASEPGAQGSREQDSQPPPAPAPPRHQGHSHGHQGGSGSNLTWMVLLGDGLHNFMDGLAIGAAFSDGFSSGLSTTLAVFCHELPHELGDFAMLLRAELPFRQLLLLSLVSGALGLGGAALGLPALLRPPEPLPTLEALLQGLGLLLGGSLMLTIALLEEQLRPLVSEG; from the exons ATGGGGTCCCCAATGAGTCATCTTCTGGCTGGCCTGTGTGTGTGGGTGGCCTTGGGCTGGGTAGGGGGCTCAGCCCCCAACCTGGGTCCTGCTGAGCAAGAACAGAACCATTACCTGGCCCAGCTGTTTGGCCTGTATGGGGAGAATGGGACGCTGACTGCAGGGGGCTTAGCACGGCTTCTCCACAGCCTGGGGCTAGGCCAGGTTCAGGGGCTTCGCCTGGGACACCATGGCCCTCCAGTTGGTCGGGCTCAACACCCAGCTGGAGACAATTCCACACACAG GTCCCAGGACCCGGAGCTGAGTGTGGCCATCTGGGCAGGGCTGCCTCTAGGTCCCTCAGGGTGGGGCAACCTGGAGGAGCCAAACACTCTCCCGCCACCCAATGGACCAGGCCCCTCGGGCCTGGACCTCTTTCACAGGCTTCTGCTGCTGGACCATTCGCTGGCTGACCATCTGAATGAGGAT TGTCTGAACGGCTCCCAGCTGCTGGTCAATTTCGGCCTGAGCCCTGCGGCTCCCCTGACCCCCCGTCAGTTCGCATTGCTGTGTCCAGCCCTGCTCTATCAGATCGACAGCCGCGTCTGCGTCCAGGCCCCAGCCCCGAACCCCCCAGGGGATCTACTCTCTG CTCTGGTCCATAGTGCCCTGGCAGTCCTGCTACTCAGcctccctgctcctctctccctgctgctGCTGCGGCTCCTGGGGCCTCACCTGCTGCAACCGCTGCTGGGCTTCCTCGGGGCCCTGGCCGTGGGCACTCTCTGTGGGGATGCACTGCTACACCTGTTGCCACAT GCACAAGGAGGGCAGCACGCTGGACCAAGCGGGGGACCAGAGGGCTCAGGGCCAGGACTGTCCGTGCTCGGAGGCCTCTCCCTGCTCTTCGCGCTGGAGAACATGCTAGGGCTTTGGCAGCGCCGCGGGCTCTGGCCA AGATGCTGCAGGCGAAAAAGAAAGGATCTCGCAACAGCAAACCTGGACCCAGAGGATGGCAGTGGAATGGCCCTTCAGCCCCTACAGGCAGCTTCAG AGCCAGGGGCTCAGGGATCCAGAGAACAGGACAGccagcccccaccagccccagcccctcctaGGCACCAGGGCCACAGTCATGGACACCAGGGTGGTAGTGGCAGCAATTTAACATGGATGGTCCTCTTGGGAGATGGTCTGCACAACTTCATGGATGGGCTGGCCATAG GTGCTGCCTTCTCAGATGGCTTCTCCAGCGGCCTCAGCACCACCCTAGCAGTCTTCTGCCATGAGCTCCCCCACGAACTGG GTGACTTTGCAATGCTGCTCCGGGCAGAGCTGCCTTTTCggcagctgctgctgctgagccTGGTGTCTGGAGCCCTGGGACTTGGGGGTgcagccctgggg ctACCGGCCCTGCTTCGTCCTCCTGAGCCCCTCCCCACACTTGAGGCACTactgcagggcctggggctgctgctgggggGCAGCCTCATGCTCACCATAGCCCTGCTGGAGGAGCAGCTACGGCCTCTGGTCTCTGAAGGCTGA
- the SLC39A5 gene encoding zinc transporter ZIP5 isoform X5, which yields MGSPMSHLLAGLCVWVALGWVGGSAPNLGPAEQEQNHYLAQLFGLYGENGTLTAGGLARLLHSLGLGQVQGLRLGHHGPPVGRAQHPAGDNSTHRSQDPELSVAIWAGLPLGPSGWGNLEEPNTLPPPNGPGPSGLDLFHRLLLLDHSLADHLNEDCLNGSQLLVNFGLSPAAPLTPRQFALLCPALLYQIDSRVCVQAPAPNPPGDLLSALVHSALAVLLLSLPAPLSLLLLRLLGPHLLQPLLGFLGALAVGTLCGDALLHLLPHAQGGQHAGPSGGPEGSGPGLSVLGGLSLLFALENMLGLWQRRGLWPRCCRRKRKDLATANLDPEDGSGMALQPLQAASEPGAQGSREQDSQPPPAPAPPRHQGHSHGHQGGSGSNLTWMVLLGDGLHNFMDGLAIGAAFSDGFSSGLSTTLAVFCHELPHELGRNGLPALLRPPEPLPTLEALLQGLGLLLGGSLMLTIALLEEQLRPLVSEG from the exons ATGGGGTCCCCAATGAGTCATCTTCTGGCTGGCCTGTGTGTGTGGGTGGCCTTGGGCTGGGTAGGGGGCTCAGCCCCCAACCTGGGTCCTGCTGAGCAAGAACAGAACCATTACCTGGCCCAGCTGTTTGGCCTGTATGGGGAGAATGGGACGCTGACTGCAGGGGGCTTAGCACGGCTTCTCCACAGCCTGGGGCTAGGCCAGGTTCAGGGGCTTCGCCTGGGACACCATGGCCCTCCAGTTGGTCGGGCTCAACACCCAGCTGGAGACAATTCCACACACAG GTCCCAGGACCCGGAGCTGAGTGTGGCCATCTGGGCAGGGCTGCCTCTAGGTCCCTCAGGGTGGGGCAACCTGGAGGAGCCAAACACTCTCCCGCCACCCAATGGACCAGGCCCCTCGGGCCTGGACCTCTTTCACAGGCTTCTGCTGCTGGACCATTCGCTGGCTGACCATCTGAATGAGGAT TGTCTGAACGGCTCCCAGCTGCTGGTCAATTTCGGCCTGAGCCCTGCGGCTCCCCTGACCCCCCGTCAGTTCGCATTGCTGTGTCCAGCCCTGCTCTATCAGATCGACAGCCGCGTCTGCGTCCAGGCCCCAGCCCCGAACCCCCCAGGGGATCTACTCTCTG CTCTGGTCCATAGTGCCCTGGCAGTCCTGCTACTCAGcctccctgctcctctctccctgctgctGCTGCGGCTCCTGGGGCCTCACCTGCTGCAACCGCTGCTGGGCTTCCTCGGGGCCCTGGCCGTGGGCACTCTCTGTGGGGATGCACTGCTACACCTGTTGCCACAT GCACAAGGAGGGCAGCACGCTGGACCAAGCGGGGGACCAGAGGGCTCAGGGCCAGGACTGTCCGTGCTCGGAGGCCTCTCCCTGCTCTTCGCGCTGGAGAACATGCTAGGGCTTTGGCAGCGCCGCGGGCTCTGGCCA AGATGCTGCAGGCGAAAAAGAAAGGATCTCGCAACAGCAAACCTGGACCCAGAGGATGGCAGTGGAATGGCCCTTCAGCCCCTACAGGCAGCTTCAG AGCCAGGGGCTCAGGGATCCAGAGAACAGGACAGccagcccccaccagccccagcccctcctaGGCACCAGGGCCACAGTCATGGACACCAGGGTGGTAGTGGCAGCAATTTAACATGGATGGTCCTCTTGGGAGATGGTCTGCACAACTTCATGGATGGGCTGGCCATAG GTGCTGCCTTCTCAGATGGCTTCTCCAGCGGCCTCAGCACCACCCTAGCAGTCTTCTGCCATGAGCTCCCCCACGAACTGGGTAGGAACGGA ctACCGGCCCTGCTTCGTCCTCCTGAGCCCCTCCCCACACTTGAGGCACTactgcagggcctggggctgctgctgggggGCAGCCTCATGCTCACCATAGCCCTGCTGGAGGAGCAGCTACGGCCTCTGGTCTCTGAAGGCTGA
- the SLC39A5 gene encoding zinc transporter ZIP5 isoform X8, translating to MGSPMSHLLAGLCVWVALGWVGGSAPNLGPAEQEQNHYLAQLFGLYGENGTLTAGGLARLLHSLGLGQVQGLRLGHHGPPVGRAQHPAGDNSTHRSQDPELSVAIWAGLPLGPSGWGNLEEPNTLPPPNGPGPSGLDLFHRLLLLDHSLADHLNEDCLNGSQLLVNFGLSPAAPLTPRQFALLCPALLYQIDSRVCVQAPAPNPPGDLLSALVHSALAVLLLSLPAPLSLLLLRLLGPHLLQPLLGFLGALAVGTLCGDALLHLLPHAQGGQHAGPSGGPEGSGPGLSVLGGLSLLFALENMLGLWQRRGLWPRCCRRKRKDLATANLDPEDGSGMALQPLQAASEPGAQGSREQDSQPPPAPAPPRHQGHSHGHQGGSGSNLTWMVLLGDGLHNFMDGLAIGAAFSDGFSSGLSTTLAVFCHELPHELATGPASSS from the exons ATGGGGTCCCCAATGAGTCATCTTCTGGCTGGCCTGTGTGTGTGGGTGGCCTTGGGCTGGGTAGGGGGCTCAGCCCCCAACCTGGGTCCTGCTGAGCAAGAACAGAACCATTACCTGGCCCAGCTGTTTGGCCTGTATGGGGAGAATGGGACGCTGACTGCAGGGGGCTTAGCACGGCTTCTCCACAGCCTGGGGCTAGGCCAGGTTCAGGGGCTTCGCCTGGGACACCATGGCCCTCCAGTTGGTCGGGCTCAACACCCAGCTGGAGACAATTCCACACACAG GTCCCAGGACCCGGAGCTGAGTGTGGCCATCTGGGCAGGGCTGCCTCTAGGTCCCTCAGGGTGGGGCAACCTGGAGGAGCCAAACACTCTCCCGCCACCCAATGGACCAGGCCCCTCGGGCCTGGACCTCTTTCACAGGCTTCTGCTGCTGGACCATTCGCTGGCTGACCATCTGAATGAGGAT TGTCTGAACGGCTCCCAGCTGCTGGTCAATTTCGGCCTGAGCCCTGCGGCTCCCCTGACCCCCCGTCAGTTCGCATTGCTGTGTCCAGCCCTGCTCTATCAGATCGACAGCCGCGTCTGCGTCCAGGCCCCAGCCCCGAACCCCCCAGGGGATCTACTCTCTG CTCTGGTCCATAGTGCCCTGGCAGTCCTGCTACTCAGcctccctgctcctctctccctgctgctGCTGCGGCTCCTGGGGCCTCACCTGCTGCAACCGCTGCTGGGCTTCCTCGGGGCCCTGGCCGTGGGCACTCTCTGTGGGGATGCACTGCTACACCTGTTGCCACAT GCACAAGGAGGGCAGCACGCTGGACCAAGCGGGGGACCAGAGGGCTCAGGGCCAGGACTGTCCGTGCTCGGAGGCCTCTCCCTGCTCTTCGCGCTGGAGAACATGCTAGGGCTTTGGCAGCGCCGCGGGCTCTGGCCA AGATGCTGCAGGCGAAAAAGAAAGGATCTCGCAACAGCAAACCTGGACCCAGAGGATGGCAGTGGAATGGCCCTTCAGCCCCTACAGGCAGCTTCAG AGCCAGGGGCTCAGGGATCCAGAGAACAGGACAGccagcccccaccagccccagcccctcctaGGCACCAGGGCCACAGTCATGGACACCAGGGTGGTAGTGGCAGCAATTTAACATGGATGGTCCTCTTGGGAGATGGTCTGCACAACTTCATGGATGGGCTGGCCATAG GTGCTGCCTTCTCAGATGGCTTCTCCAGCGGCCTCAGCACCACCCTAGCAGTCTTCTGCCATGAGCTCCCCCACGAACTGG ctACCGGCCCTGCTTCGTCCTCCTGA
- the SLC39A5 gene encoding zinc transporter ZIP5 isoform X3 → MGSPMSHLLAGLCVWVALGWVGGSAPNLGPAEQEQNHYLAQLFGLYGENGTLTAGGLARLLHSLGLGQVQGLRLGHHGPPVGRAQHPAGDNSTHRSQDPELSVAIWAGLPLGPSGWGNLEEPNTLPPPNGPGPSGLDLFHRLLLLDHSLADHLNEDCLNGSQLLVNFGLSPAAPLTPRQFALLCPALLYQIDSRVCVQAPAPNPPGDLLSALVHSALAVLLLSLPAPLSLLLLRLLGPHLLQPLLGFLGALAVGTLCGDALLHLLPHAQGGQHAGPSGGPEGSGPGLSVLGGLSLLFALENMLGLWQRRGLWPRCCRRKRKDLATANLDPEDGSGMALQPLQAASEPGAQGSREQDSQPPPAPAPPRHQGHSHGHQGGSGSNLTWMVLLGDGLHNFMDGLAIGAAFSDGFSSGLSTTLAVFCHELPHELGDFAMLLRAELPFRQLLLLSLVSGALGLGGAALGVGLSLGPVPLTPWVFGVTAGVFLYVALVDMVRATGPASSS, encoded by the exons ATGGGGTCCCCAATGAGTCATCTTCTGGCTGGCCTGTGTGTGTGGGTGGCCTTGGGCTGGGTAGGGGGCTCAGCCCCCAACCTGGGTCCTGCTGAGCAAGAACAGAACCATTACCTGGCCCAGCTGTTTGGCCTGTATGGGGAGAATGGGACGCTGACTGCAGGGGGCTTAGCACGGCTTCTCCACAGCCTGGGGCTAGGCCAGGTTCAGGGGCTTCGCCTGGGACACCATGGCCCTCCAGTTGGTCGGGCTCAACACCCAGCTGGAGACAATTCCACACACAG GTCCCAGGACCCGGAGCTGAGTGTGGCCATCTGGGCAGGGCTGCCTCTAGGTCCCTCAGGGTGGGGCAACCTGGAGGAGCCAAACACTCTCCCGCCACCCAATGGACCAGGCCCCTCGGGCCTGGACCTCTTTCACAGGCTTCTGCTGCTGGACCATTCGCTGGCTGACCATCTGAATGAGGAT TGTCTGAACGGCTCCCAGCTGCTGGTCAATTTCGGCCTGAGCCCTGCGGCTCCCCTGACCCCCCGTCAGTTCGCATTGCTGTGTCCAGCCCTGCTCTATCAGATCGACAGCCGCGTCTGCGTCCAGGCCCCAGCCCCGAACCCCCCAGGGGATCTACTCTCTG CTCTGGTCCATAGTGCCCTGGCAGTCCTGCTACTCAGcctccctgctcctctctccctgctgctGCTGCGGCTCCTGGGGCCTCACCTGCTGCAACCGCTGCTGGGCTTCCTCGGGGCCCTGGCCGTGGGCACTCTCTGTGGGGATGCACTGCTACACCTGTTGCCACAT GCACAAGGAGGGCAGCACGCTGGACCAAGCGGGGGACCAGAGGGCTCAGGGCCAGGACTGTCCGTGCTCGGAGGCCTCTCCCTGCTCTTCGCGCTGGAGAACATGCTAGGGCTTTGGCAGCGCCGCGGGCTCTGGCCA AGATGCTGCAGGCGAAAAAGAAAGGATCTCGCAACAGCAAACCTGGACCCAGAGGATGGCAGTGGAATGGCCCTTCAGCCCCTACAGGCAGCTTCAG AGCCAGGGGCTCAGGGATCCAGAGAACAGGACAGccagcccccaccagccccagcccctcctaGGCACCAGGGCCACAGTCATGGACACCAGGGTGGTAGTGGCAGCAATTTAACATGGATGGTCCTCTTGGGAGATGGTCTGCACAACTTCATGGATGGGCTGGCCATAG GTGCTGCCTTCTCAGATGGCTTCTCCAGCGGCCTCAGCACCACCCTAGCAGTCTTCTGCCATGAGCTCCCCCACGAACTGG GTGACTTTGCAATGCTGCTCCGGGCAGAGCTGCCTTTTCggcagctgctgctgctgagccTGGTGTCTGGAGCCCTGGGACTTGGGGGTgcagccctgggggtggggctcaGTTTGGGCCCTGTCCCCCTTACTCCCTGGGTGTTTGGGGTCACTGCTGGGGTCTTCCTCTATGTGGCCCTTGTGGACATGGTGAGAG ctACCGGCCCTGCTTCGTCCTCCTGA